Proteins encoded by one window of Marixanthomonas sp. SCSIO 43207:
- a CDS encoding ATP-dependent helicase, producing MQEYLEQLNDAQRAPVLQKDGAMIVIAGAGSGKTRVLTYRIAYLMSQGVDPFNILALTFTNKAAREMKGRISQIVGSSEAKNLWMGTFHSVFAKILRFEGHRLGYPSNFTIYDTQDSHSVIRSVIKEMQLDKDVYKYKQVYSRISSYKNSLITVKAYFNNPELMEADAMAKMPRLGDIYNNYVEKCFKAGAMDFDDLLLKTNELLTRFPEVLAHYQDRFRYILVDEYQDTNHSQYLIVKALSDRFQNICVVGDDAQSIYAFRGANINNILNFQKDYDDVQVYRLEQNYRSTKNIVNAANSIIEKNKTRLDKVVWTANDEGHKIKVNRTMTDGDEGRFVASSIFETAMNNQLKHSDFAVLYRTNAQSRAIEDALRKRDIPYRIYGGLSFYQRKEIKDVIAYLRLILNPKDEEALKRVINYPARGIGQTTLERLTVAANHYNRSIFEVMQNLDKINLKINKGTQGKLEDFVTMIQSFQILNKNQDAFQVAEHVTKKTGLLQELKKDGTPEGIARIENIEELLNGMRDFVEEQKELADTTGSLAEFLEDVALATDLDNEKGDEDRVALMTVHLAKGLEFPYVYIVGMEEDLFPSGMNMNSRAELEEERRLFYVALTRAEKQAFLTYTQSRYRWGKLIDAEPSRFIEEIDESFLEYLTPKTENRFKPLIDADIFDEVDKSKLRLKKPKSGTPPKGPTEAQLRKLRRLKPVSSDTDKNFDAEKANLNVGTLVEHVRFGKGKILSIEGKGADTKAEIQFENGGLKKLLLRFAKLEVVS from the coding sequence TTGCAAGAATATCTTGAACAATTAAATGATGCCCAACGTGCACCGGTGCTTCAAAAAGACGGTGCAATGATAGTGATTGCAGGGGCTGGATCTGGTAAAACAAGAGTGTTAACTTACAGAATTGCTTATCTAATGTCTCAAGGCGTTGATCCTTTCAATATTTTGGCGCTTACATTTACCAACAAAGCTGCCCGAGAAATGAAAGGCAGAATCTCTCAAATTGTTGGAAGCAGCGAAGCAAAAAATTTGTGGATGGGAACATTTCACAGTGTTTTTGCAAAGATTCTTCGTTTTGAAGGGCACCGACTGGGGTATCCTTCCAATTTTACCATTTATGATACACAAGACTCTCATAGTGTAATACGATCGGTTATCAAAGAAATGCAACTGGATAAAGATGTGTACAAATACAAGCAGGTATACTCTCGTATTTCTTCCTATAAAAATAGTTTAATAACCGTTAAAGCATATTTTAATAATCCAGAGTTAATGGAGGCAGATGCTATGGCAAAAATGCCTCGTTTGGGTGATATTTACAACAATTATGTAGAAAAATGCTTCAAAGCCGGAGCGATGGATTTTGATGATTTATTATTAAAAACGAATGAACTTTTAACTCGTTTTCCTGAGGTATTGGCGCACTATCAAGATAGATTTCGTTACATCCTCGTTGATGAGTATCAAGATACCAATCATAGTCAGTATTTAATTGTGAAGGCATTAAGTGATCGGTTTCAAAACATTTGTGTGGTAGGTGATGATGCGCAAAGTATTTATGCCTTTAGAGGAGCCAATATCAATAATATTCTAAATTTTCAGAAAGACTATGATGATGTACAAGTGTATCGGCTAGAACAAAATTACCGCTCCACCAAAAATATTGTAAATGCTGCTAACAGCATTATCGAAAAAAACAAAACGCGTCTTGATAAAGTAGTTTGGACTGCAAATGATGAGGGGCATAAAATCAAGGTAAATAGAACAATGACAGATGGTGATGAAGGTCGTTTTGTGGCAAGTTCTATATTTGAAACAGCTATGAATAATCAATTAAAACATAGCGATTTTGCCGTTCTATATAGAACAAATGCACAGTCTCGAGCCATTGAAGATGCATTACGTAAACGAGACATTCCATATAGAATTTATGGAGGACTTAGCTTTTATCAACGTAAGGAAATTAAAGACGTTATTGCGTATTTACGTCTTATTTTAAACCCTAAAGATGAAGAAGCCTTAAAACGTGTAATAAACTACCCAGCTCGCGGTATAGGACAAACCACACTAGAGCGTCTTACAGTGGCTGCCAACCATTATAACAGGTCTATTTTTGAAGTTATGCAAAACTTAGATAAAATAAACCTGAAAATAAACAAAGGTACCCAAGGCAAGCTAGAAGACTTTGTTACAATGATTCAAAGTTTTCAAATACTCAATAAAAATCAAGATGCTTTTCAAGTTGCTGAGCATGTTACTAAAAAAACTGGATTGCTTCAAGAACTAAAAAAAGACGGAACACCAGAAGGTATAGCACGTATAGAAAATATTGAAGAACTACTTAACGGTATGCGAGATTTTGTTGAAGAACAAAAAGAATTGGCAGATACAACAGGTTCTTTAGCCGAATTTCTAGAAGATGTAGCCTTGGCAACAGACTTGGATAATGAAAAAGGAGATGAAGATCGTGTAGCATTAATGACCGTTCATTTAGCCAAAGGACTAGAGTTTCCATATGTTTATATTGTAGGTATGGAAGAAGATTTATTTCCTAGCGGAATGAATATGAATAGTAGGGCAGAACTAGAAGAAGAGCGCCGTCTATTTTATGTGGCTTTAACACGAGCAGAAAAACAAGCCTTTTTAACATACACACAATCTAGATATCGATGGGGTAAGCTTATTGATGCAGAACCCAGCCGGTTTATTGAAGAAATTGATGAAAGCTTTTTGGAATATTTAACCCCAAAAACCGAAAATAGGTTTAAGCCTCTTATTGATGCCGATATTTTTGATGAAGTTGATAAAAGTAAATTACGATTAAAAAAACCAAAATCTGGCACACCTCCTAAAGGACCTACCGAAGCACAATTACGAAAATTGAGAAGGTTAAAGCCTGTTTCAAGTGATACTGATAAAAACTTTGATGCAGAAAAAGCTAATCTTAATGTAGGAACGCTTGTAGAGCACGTTCGTTTTGGCAAAGGAAAAATATTATCAATAGAAGGTAAAGGAGCTGATACAAAAGCCGAAATTCAATTTGAAAATGGTGGTTTAAAAAAACTACTACTTCGTTTTGCCAAACTAGAAGTAGTTTCTTAG
- a CDS encoding OmpA family protein has product MKKILILAACSAFVFTSCVSKKKYAELQDKQEKTQDLLNTATVKLNDCLSEKSGLEAQNNSLKSQVASLNATNGDLIKQIGDFTDLTKKGAENLEKSLESLKEKDLTIRKLQDAVTRRDSVNLALVQSLKGAIGNLDDEDIEISVEKGVVYVNISDKLLFRSGSYQITTRAREVLGKVATVVKNKPDFEFLVEGHTDTDPISTGCIKDNWDLSVLRATAVVRTLQDDFGVAPARMTAGGRGEYIPVASNDSADGKAKNRRTRIVVLPKIDQFYSMIEDGLKDPKIN; this is encoded by the coding sequence ATGAAAAAAATATTGATTCTAGCAGCTTGCTCAGCTTTTGTTTTCACATCGTGTGTTTCAAAAAAGAAATATGCCGAGTTACAAGATAAGCAAGAAAAAACACAAGATCTATTAAATACTGCAACCGTTAAATTAAACGATTGTCTTTCAGAGAAATCTGGTTTAGAAGCGCAAAATAATTCACTTAAAAGCCAAGTAGCTTCTCTAAATGCAACCAATGGTGATTTAATCAAACAAATTGGTGATTTTACAGATTTAACCAAAAAAGGTGCTGAAAACTTAGAAAAGTCATTAGAAAGCTTAAAAGAAAAAGACCTTACAATACGTAAATTACAAGATGCGGTAACACGTCGTGACTCAGTAAATCTTGCATTAGTTCAAAGTTTAAAAGGAGCTATTGGTAACCTTGATGATGAAGATATCGAGATTAGTGTAGAAAAAGGTGTGGTGTATGTGAATATTTCAGATAAGTTATTATTCCGTAGTGGTAGTTACCAAATCACAACTAGAGCACGTGAAGTGTTAGGTAAAGTTGCTACAGTTGTTAAAAACAAGCCAGACTTTGAATTTTTAGTAGAAGGTCATACAGATACAGACCCAATAAGCACAGGTTGTATTAAAGACAACTGGGATTTAAGTGTACTTCGTGCAACTGCAGTTGTGAGAACATTACAAGATGACTTTGGTGTAGCTCCTGCTCGTATGACAGCCGGTGGACGTGGAGAATATATTCCTGTAGCTAGTAATGATTCAGCAGATGGTAAAGCTAAAAACAGAAGAACTAGAATTGTGGTATTACCAAAAATTGACCAATTCTATAGTATGATTGAAGATGGTCTTAAAGATCCTAAAATCAACTAA
- a CDS encoding FMN-binding glutamate synthase family protein, which translates to MDSFLEFIKSIPWWAWVLLILIIVTIKDIFFSKKHTILHNFPIIGHFRYMLESIGPELRQYIVANNREELPFNRIERGWIYASSKNENNYEGFGTDRDIYEPNYIFVNNAMLPYKMKKGHPNISDPYFLPCAKTMGEGRRKKPYRPASVINVSAMSFGSLSARAVESLNRGCGFANAYHNTGEGGLSPYHKTGSDVVFHFGTGYFGVRDDNGNFSMDKMKQLVQENPQIKAIEVKLSQGAKPGKGGVLPSSKITAEISEIRHVPMGKDVISPPSHSAFEGIEGLIDFVEAIAEATGLPVGIKSAVGKLEDWKNLAELMEKTNKGPDFITIDGGEGGTGAAPPSFADHVALPWIFGFAEVYQIFKRHKLCNRIVFIGSGKLGFPARAVMAFSMGVDCINVAREAMMSIGCIQAQQCHNNSCPSGVATQNKWLQRGINIDDKSVRTHFYFKNFRKEFLEMTHACGYEHPCQLTMDDVEITLGDRNIMKNLAQTFTYVKTPVPFESMQALQDSPHLGGNYHRKKEKKQVKEMKKKNKVRY; encoded by the coding sequence ATGGATTCATTTTTAGAATTTATTAAATCCATCCCTTGGTGGGCTTGGGTTCTTCTTATTTTAATCATTGTTACTATAAAAGATATTTTTTTTAGTAAAAAACATACCATTTTACACAACTTCCCTATTATTGGGCATTTTAGGTATATGCTAGAAAGTATTGGCCCTGAATTGCGCCAATATATAGTTGCAAACAATCGAGAAGAGCTTCCTTTTAATCGCATAGAACGTGGTTGGATTTATGCTTCATCAAAAAATGAAAACAACTATGAAGGTTTCGGAACCGATAGAGATATCTATGAACCTAACTATATTTTTGTAAATAATGCAATGCTTCCTTATAAAATGAAAAAAGGGCATCCTAATATTAGTGACCCTTATTTTTTACCCTGCGCAAAAACTATGGGGGAAGGAAGACGAAAAAAACCATATAGACCTGCTTCAGTTATAAATGTTTCTGCAATGAGTTTTGGTTCATTATCTGCAAGAGCTGTAGAATCATTAAATAGAGGATGTGGCTTTGCAAATGCGTATCACAACACAGGAGAGGGCGGCTTGTCTCCTTATCATAAAACAGGTAGCGACGTAGTGTTTCATTTTGGTACCGGATACTTTGGTGTACGTGATGATAACGGTAATTTTTCAATGGATAAAATGAAACAACTGGTTCAAGAAAACCCACAAATAAAAGCTATTGAAGTAAAATTATCTCAAGGCGCAAAACCAGGAAAAGGTGGAGTTTTACCTTCATCAAAAATTACAGCTGAAATTTCTGAAATACGTCACGTCCCTATGGGAAAAGATGTAATATCCCCTCCATCACATTCGGCTTTTGAAGGAATTGAAGGTTTAATAGATTTTGTTGAAGCTATTGCTGAAGCAACCGGTTTACCAGTGGGCATCAAGTCTGCTGTGGGTAAATTGGAAGATTGGAAAAATCTTGCCGAGTTAATGGAGAAAACCAATAAAGGTCCAGATTTTATAACCATTGATGGCGGTGAGGGAGGTACCGGTGCTGCACCACCTAGTTTTGCAGATCACGTAGCACTACCTTGGATTTTTGGTTTTGCAGAAGTTTACCAAATTTTTAAAAGACACAAACTTTGCAATAGAATTGTATTTATAGGCAGTGGAAAGTTAGGGTTTCCTGCTAGAGCAGTCATGGCTTTTTCAATGGGCGTTGATTGTATAAATGTTGCTAGAGAGGCTATGATGTCTATTGGTTGTATACAAGCGCAACAATGCCACAATAACTCCTGCCCTAGCGGTGTTGCTACGCAAAATAAATGGCTACAGAGAGGAATCAATATTGATGATAAATCTGTGAGAACTCACTTTTATTTTAAAAATTTCAGAAAAGAATTTTTAGAAATGACGCATGCTTGCGGGTATGAACATCCTTGTCAACTTACTATGGACGATGTTGAAATTACATTAGGTGACAGAAATATAATGAAAAACCTTGCACAAACATTTACCTATGTAAAAACCCCGGTCCCTTTTGAAAGTATGCAAGCATTGCAAGACAGCCCTCATTTGGGAGGAAATTATCATAGAAAAAAGGAGAAAAAGCAAGTAAAAGAAATGAAAAAGAAAAACAAGGTTCGTTATTAA
- a CDS encoding nuclear transport factor 2 family protein — protein sequence MNSEENIIEKFYQAFEHLDAEKMIECYHDDVTFEDPAFGVLRGDKAKNMWRMLCNSQKGKDFKIKTTHIEYTPEKGVAHWEAYYTFGKKNRKVHNVISAEFKFKDGKIINHLDRFNLYKWSKQSMGMTGFLLGWTAFFKKKIKKQTNMRLSEFEQKNNN from the coding sequence ATGAATTCCGAAGAAAATATAATTGAAAAATTTTACCAAGCATTTGAGCATCTTGATGCAGAAAAAATGATTGAGTGCTATCACGATGATGTTACATTTGAAGACCCTGCTTTTGGTGTTCTTAGAGGTGATAAAGCAAAAAATATGTGGCGCATGCTATGTAATTCACAAAAAGGAAAAGATTTTAAAATTAAAACAACGCATATAGAATACACTCCAGAAAAAGGAGTCGCTCATTGGGAAGCTTATTATACCTTCGGAAAGAAAAACAGAAAAGTTCACAACGTTATTAGTGCCGAGTTTAAATTTAAAGACGGAAAAATTATAAATCATTTAGACCGGTTTAACCTCTACAAATGGTCTAAGCAATCTATGGGTATGACAGGTTTTTTATTGGGTTGGACAGCTTTTTTCAAAAAGAAAATAAAGAAACAAACCAATATGCGTTTAAGTGAATTTGAACAAAAAAACAACAATTGA
- a CDS encoding alpha/beta hydrolase, whose amino-acid sequence MHFIRYIFALLLSFGLLASCSLDESSRFYSTETNYEVSLNKNASIAHNTSKVLEQKTIPDYPYGKNPKQVCDIYLPKGRTFNKTKVLVLLHGGGWINGDKAGMKKYIKEIQQRNPRHAIVNMNYRLANENTYAFPNQFNDLQLLLQDLKNNARDFQINPEFGLIGASAGAHIAMMYDYTYDQEDAVKFVCSMVGPTDFTHSYYQNRPDFQDLLNLLVDPTVYQNISENVEVLSPAHQVSNMTSPTIMFYGENDPLVPIENAYVLNEKLDFFNIEKDLMVYSGGHNNWADSDYKNLHNTLSTFIEEHLPIN is encoded by the coding sequence ATGCATTTCATCCGATATATATTTGCTCTTTTGCTTTCTTTTGGTCTATTAGCTTCGTGTTCTTTGGATGAAAGCAGCCGTTTTTATTCAACCGAAACAAACTACGAAGTTTCTCTGAATAAAAATGCATCAATAGCACATAACACCTCCAAAGTTTTGGAGCAAAAAACCATACCCGATTATCCATACGGAAAAAACCCTAAACAAGTTTGCGACATCTATCTTCCCAAAGGGCGCACCTTTAATAAAACTAAAGTTTTGGTTTTACTACATGGTGGAGGCTGGATTAATGGTGATAAAGCCGGAATGAAAAAATATATTAAGGAAATTCAGCAACGAAATCCAAGGCACGCTATCGTAAATATGAATTATAGACTTGCTAATGAAAATACCTACGCATTTCCTAATCAATTTAATGATTTACAATTACTGCTTCAGGATTTAAAAAACAATGCCAGAGATTTTCAAATAAACCCTGAGTTTGGACTTATAGGTGCGAGTGCTGGAGCTCATATAGCAATGATGTATGATTATACTTATGACCAAGAAGATGCAGTAAAATTCGTATGTTCGATGGTAGGTCCTACAGATTTTACACATTCGTATTATCAAAATAGACCTGATTTTCAAGATTTATTAAATCTTTTGGTTGATCCAACTGTTTATCAAAATATTTCAGAAAACGTAGAGGTATTAAGTCCAGCTCATCAAGTTAGTAATATGACAAGCCCTACGATTATGTTTTATGGAGAAAATGACCCACTTGTACCCATAGAAAATGCATACGTACTTAATGAAAAGCTTGATTTTTTTAATATTGAAAAAGACCTAATGGTCTATTCTGGAGGCCACAATAATTGGGCAGATAGTGACTATAAAAACCTTCACAATACATTATCAACCTTTATAGAAGAACACTTGCCTATTAACTAA
- a CDS encoding response regulator transcription factor yields MKKKVVVVDDHNLLLEAIGGLVRGFDTFEVPYLCKNGNELLEKLKFPDNKPDVVLMDINMPILNGIETTKILKEEYPDIKVLALSVEENEKTILKMLRAGAKGYLMKDTKKEILKEALNQVIEKGYYHTNTISKLLIGTLTKDETDVELKEREIEFLKYACTEMTYKEIAEKMFLSPKTIEGYRDSIYEKLHLKNRIGLVLYAIRNGYFKP; encoded by the coding sequence ATGAAAAAAAAGGTGGTGGTTGTTGATGATCATAACTTATTGCTAGAGGCAATAGGTGGTCTTGTGCGCGGTTTTGATACGTTTGAAGTTCCTTACCTATGTAAAAACGGAAACGAACTTTTAGAAAAGCTAAAGTTTCCTGACAACAAACCAGATGTAGTATTAATGGACATCAATATGCCTATTCTTAATGGCATAGAAACTACTAAAATTTTAAAAGAAGAATATCCCGATATAAAAGTCCTTGCGCTTTCTGTTGAAGAAAATGAAAAAACAATTTTGAAAATGCTTCGTGCCGGTGCCAAAGGATATTTAATGAAAGACACGAAAAAAGAAATTCTTAAAGAAGCTTTAAACCAGGTTATTGAAAAAGGCTATTATCATACAAATACCATCTCAAAACTACTTATAGGAACTCTTACAAAAGACGAAACTGATGTTGAGCTTAAAGAACGAGAGATTGAGTTTTTAAAATATGCTTGTACAGAAATGACTTACAAGGAAATTGCCGAAAAAATGTTTTTAAGCCCCAAAACTATTGAAGGGTATCGAGATTCTATTTATGAAAAATTACATTTAAAAAATAGAATAGGACTGGTATTGTATGCTATACGCAATGGCTATTTTAAACCTTAA
- a CDS encoding glycosyltransferase family 2 protein translates to MNVAVVILNWNGKALLKQFLPQVIAFSKEATIYVADNASTDDSVAFISETFPEVNVIQNTTNGGYAKGYNDALKQLQEDIFVLLNSDVLVTKNWLTPIIKGFEKNSNIVAAQPKILDYNRKEYFEYAGAAGGFIDLFGYPYCRGRIFDTLEKDIGQYNDTRPIFWASGACLFIRNKAFQEAGGFDEDYFAHQEEIDLCWRLQNKGKQIYYFGTSTVYHVGGATLKNSNPKKTFLNFRNTLLSLLKNASGSKVYFILFFRLILDALAAFQFLLKGKFNHIFALLKAHISFYSLFFKFLTKRKIHASKQHYYHKKSIVWLYFVLNKKHFNDL, encoded by the coding sequence GTGAATGTAGCTGTAGTCATATTAAATTGGAACGGAAAAGCTTTATTAAAACAGTTTTTACCACAAGTAATAGCTTTTTCAAAAGAGGCTACTATTTATGTTGCAGATAATGCTTCAACAGATGACTCTGTAGCTTTTATTTCTGAAACATTTCCAGAAGTGAATGTTATTCAAAATACAACAAATGGTGGATATGCGAAAGGATACAACGATGCTTTAAAACAATTGCAAGAAGATATTTTTGTGTTACTTAATAGCGATGTACTTGTTACCAAAAACTGGCTCACCCCTATTATTAAAGGGTTTGAAAAAAATTCAAATATTGTCGCAGCACAACCAAAAATTCTAGATTACAACCGGAAAGAATACTTTGAATATGCCGGAGCTGCAGGCGGGTTTATTGATCTTTTTGGATATCCTTATTGCAGAGGACGCATTTTTGATACGCTAGAAAAAGATATAGGGCAGTACAATGATACACGTCCTATATTTTGGGCAAGCGGTGCTTGTTTATTCATCAGAAATAAAGCTTTTCAAGAAGCTGGAGGTTTTGATGAAGACTATTTTGCACACCAAGAAGAGATTGATCTATGCTGGAGATTACAAAATAAGGGCAAACAAATTTACTATTTTGGTACTTCAACAGTGTATCATGTAGGTGGTGCAACATTAAAAAACAGCAACCCAAAAAAAACGTTTCTCAATTTTAGAAATACTTTGCTTTCATTATTAAAAAATGCATCAGGATCAAAGGTCTATTTTATTCTTTTTTTTAGACTTATTTTGGACGCTCTTGCAGCATTTCAGTTTTTACTGAAAGGAAAATTTAACCACATTTTTGCTCTTTTAAAAGCACACATAAGCTTTTACTCTCTTTTTTTTAAGTTTCTGACAAAGAGAAAAATACACGCTTCAAAACAACATTATTATCATAAAAAATCAATTGTATGGTTGTATTTTGTTTTAAACAAAAAACATTTTAACGACCTCTGA
- a CDS encoding alpha/beta hydrolase, translated as MKRAFLIIVFSLIFLSCSEEETSKAIQSLPETTRINVSYGDNPQQVYDLYLPEGRSSEKTKVIVLIHGGGWIQGDKDSMNDYIPLLKAKHPEYAIVNINYVLANPPSVPAFPNQFLDVKKVLNKLTEDSESLQILPKFGLIGASAGAHIALQYDYVYDTTNQVKMVCNIVGPTDFTDPFYSENPNFQALLAALVDEEAYPENTNYAEAISPALQVTNQSSPTILFYGDEDPLVPVSNGEKLHNELTTHMVSNSITIFDGGHGDWNQESNVDLQTQLSTFINEHFPITE; from the coding sequence ATGAAAAGAGCTTTTTTAATAATCGTTTTTTCACTTATTTTTCTTTCTTGTAGTGAGGAAGAAACTTCAAAAGCAATTCAATCGCTGCCAGAAACAACTCGTATCAATGTTTCATATGGTGATAATCCGCAACAAGTGTATGACTTATATTTGCCTGAAGGTAGATCTTCAGAAAAAACTAAAGTAATCGTACTTATTCACGGTGGTGGATGGATTCAAGGGGATAAAGACTCTATGAATGATTATATTCCGTTACTAAAAGCTAAACATCCAGAATATGCTATTGTAAACATTAATTACGTATTAGCCAATCCTCCATCGGTTCCAGCTTTTCCCAATCAGTTTTTAGATGTGAAAAAAGTACTTAATAAATTAACTGAGGATAGTGAATCTCTTCAAATTTTACCAAAATTCGGTTTAATTGGAGCAAGTGCTGGTGCTCATATTGCTTTACAATATGATTATGTTTATGACACCACCAATCAAGTAAAAATGGTATGTAATATTGTTGGACCAACAGACTTTACAGATCCTTTTTATTCAGAAAACCCTAATTTTCAAGCCTTATTAGCTGCTCTGGTTGATGAGGAGGCATATCCCGAAAACACCAATTACGCCGAAGCCATAAGCCCTGCTCTTCAAGTAACAAACCAAAGTAGCCCCACAATATTATTTTATGGAGATGAAGATCCTCTAGTGCCGGTAAGCAATGGAGAAAAACTTCATAATGAACTAACTACTCATATGGTGTCAAACAGTATTACCATTTTTGATGGCGGTCACGGAGATTGGAACCAAGAGTCAAATGTTGACTTGCAGACTCAATTAAGTACGTTTATAAATGAGCATTTTCCAATTACTGAATAA
- a CDS encoding sensor histidine kinase — MDQKEIAGLVSVVIVLVLVAIIITLFTVFVRRKNKLLEEQEQAKKAFEKELSEIQIEIREETLRNISWELHDNIGQLMTLAKIQVQMAKNRPDSLEEVADTIGKGITELRTLSKLINPDALKSLNLLEALNLEIERFNRLEFIKSTFTVEGEYEDIGNKKEIIIFRILQEFFSNTIKHSKASHLNVVVKYTSEKLIITAEDDGIGFSSDTDFSGIGMKNMKNRAKVINANFEIYSEENKGTSLKLQYDFESKLV, encoded by the coding sequence ATGGACCAAAAGGAAATAGCAGGATTGGTATCAGTTGTAATTGTTTTGGTGTTAGTAGCCATTATAATTACGCTTTTTACGGTGTTTGTTAGGCGAAAAAATAAACTCTTAGAAGAACAAGAACAAGCCAAAAAAGCTTTTGAGAAAGAACTTTCTGAAATTCAAATAGAAATAAGAGAAGAAACATTACGTAACATAAGTTGGGAATTGCATGATAATATTGGTCAACTAATGACGCTGGCCAAAATACAAGTACAAATGGCAAAAAACAGACCTGACTCCCTTGAAGAAGTGGCAGATACCATTGGGAAAGGCATTACCGAGCTACGTACTTTATCAAAATTAATTAATCCAGACGCACTAAAAAGTTTAAACCTACTTGAAGCGCTAAACCTTGAAATTGAACGTTTTAATAGATTAGAGTTTATAAAATCTACCTTTACGGTTGAAGGTGAGTATGAAGATATTGGAAATAAAAAAGAAATTATCATCTTCAGAATTTTACAAGAGTTTTTTTCAAATACCATAAAACACTCAAAAGCTTCTCATTTAAATGTGGTCGTGAAGTATACTTCAGAAAAACTCATCATCACCGCAGAAGATGACGGAATAGGTTTTTCAAGTGATACAGATTTTTCAGGGATAGGAATGAAAAATATGAAAAATAGGGCCAAAGTAATTAATGCAAATTTTGAGATATATTCAGAAGAAAACAAGGGAACTTCTTTAAAATTACAATATGATTTTGAATCTAAACTTGTTTAA
- a CDS encoding PUR family DNA/RNA-binding protein — protein sequence MSDQYTMEKEEINSKVMRAGRRTYFFDVRSTKAGDYYLTITESKKFTNEDGSYHYKKHKIYLYKEDFQDFRENLEEMTNFIIDEKGEEVISERHQKDYKKENDTTMQVSNNGESAASSFTDVSFDDI from the coding sequence ATGAGTGACCAGTATACGATGGAGAAAGAGGAAATAAATTCTAAAGTAATGCGTGCCGGAAGACGTACTTATTTTTTTGACGTGCGTTCTACAAAGGCCGGAGATTATTACCTAACAATTACAGAAAGTAAAAAGTTTACAAACGAAGACGGTTCTTATCATTACAAAAAACACAAAATTTATCTTTACAAGGAAGATTTTCAAGATTTTAGAGAAAACCTTGAAGAAATGACAAATTTTATTATTGATGAGAAAGGTGAAGAAGTGATAAGTGAACGTCATCAAAAAGATTACAAAAAAGAAAATGATACTACTATGCAAGTATCAAACAATGGAGAATCTGCAGCATCTAGTTTTACAGATGTAAGTTTTGATGATATTTAA
- a CDS encoding L-threonylcarbamoyladenylate synthase: MAEFIKLYEENPNPKDVKKVVKIIKDGGLVIYPSDTVYALGCDITNNRALERVAQLKGVKLEKANFSFVCEDLSNLSDYVRQINTSTFKILKRALPGPYTFILPGNNNLPTVFKKKKEVGIRVPDNNITRAIVRELGNPIVSTSIKDEDEVIEYTTDPELIFEKWEKLVDVVIDGGYGDNVPSTVIDLTGDEPELIREGKGSLEI, encoded by the coding sequence ATGGCAGAGTTTATAAAATTATATGAAGAAAACCCAAACCCTAAGGATGTAAAGAAGGTAGTGAAGATAATAAAAGATGGAGGTTTGGTAATATATCCTAGTGATACAGTGTATGCCTTGGGGTGTGATATCACAAATAATAGAGCTCTTGAACGCGTAGCTCAACTGAAAGGAGTAAAACTTGAAAAAGCAAATTTTTCATTTGTGTGTGAAGATTTGAGTAATCTTTCAGATTATGTAAGGCAAATCAATACCTCTACTTTTAAAATACTGAAACGTGCATTACCCGGCCCTTATACTTTTATACTGCCTGGCAATAACAACTTGCCCACTGTTTTTAAAAAGAAAAAAGAAGTAGGAATACGTGTTCCTGATAACAATATTACTAGAGCAATCGTAAGAGAATTGGGTAATCCTATTGTTTCTACATCAATCAAGGATGAAGATGAGGTAATAGAATACACAACAGATCCAGAACTTATTTTTGAAAAATGGGAAAAACTTGTTGATGTAGTAATTGACGGAGGGTATGGAGATAATGTTCCATCAACTGTAATTGACTTAACAGGAGATGAACCTGAACTTATAAGAGAAGGGAAAGGAAGTTTAGAGATTTAG